TATAAAATTAGTTGAACCATTTTTAGTTGTAAAAAGAGGTAGTCCTGAAGCTGCTGCTCCATTTAAAGAATATCCATCGTCATGAATATCATTTAAAGCCTGAGCAAAGGTATTGGCAAATTCGCTTAAAAATCTAACGTAATACGGTGCCCCTTTAGTTTCGTCTTTATATCCATCTCTTTGTTGTAGTTGTCCACCTATTGCACCACCAAGTTTTTCTTGAACTAGTGTTGATCCTGATGCCCATTTTATATTGCTTACTTTTATATTTTCTAAGTCTTTCCTAGAGGATACAGGCTGAATATCTTGTCCATCTGTAAACATAGGATGGTCCATCCCAGTTTCTAGTTCTAGCACATTAGTATCTACATGATTAACTAGTGGTGTTCCTTGAATCAATATTGTAAGTGTAGATGATTTCCCGTTATTTATAGGAACATTTTTCACTTCTAAATCTACTAATTTTGATAAGTCATCAACAAGTAAATTTCTAGCATCTCTTAAGTCATTAGCTCTACTTCCGTCTAGTTCTGATTCAAGTATTTGTCTATTTAGCTTTGCAATTTGAGTTGCCATCGAGTTGATAGCTCGTACAGAAGCCTCAACTTCTTCGTTTGAATCTACAACCATTTTCTCAAATCTAGAATACATATCATTAAAATTTTGAGCTAATCCAATTGCTTTTTGTAAGAACACAGATCTATTTGTAGGATTTGACGGATCCTTTGTAAGGGAATTTATTCCTTCAAAAAAGCCATCTACAACTTTCCTTATTCCAGTTTCGCTAGGTTCATTAAATATTGACTCTACTTGAGTAAGAGAGTTATATTTTTCTTCCCATTCCCCTAATGTGTTAACTTCTTGTCTATATTTAATGTCAAGCATCTCATCTCTTACTTGAGAGATGAATTGCATTTTTACTCCTAACCCTAGCTGGCCTTGGCCACCTTGAATGTTCATTGGATCTTGAGCAGACTGGTTAAGTCTTTGGCGCGTATATCCTCTAGTGTTGGTATTTGATATATTATGTCCTGTTATATCTAGAGCCCTTTGCGCTGCAAAAAGTCCCGAGCTCGCTATACTAAGTCCTGCAAATGTAGATCTCATTATCTCACCTCATATATTTTAAGCCTTATTCGCTTAGATTTCCTAAATACAATATATGTATCGGTTTCATCATATAAATATTTTATAGGTATATTTCTCTATAAATTGTTTTTGGTTTATATGCTCCGATTCATTATACCGATTATGTATTTTATTGATTGTTTATATTTCCTTGGATTTTTCCAATAAAAAAACGGAGATTTCTCTCCGTCATGGAAAATCAAAAGCATTTTAGGAATCCTTCCTAAATTAAAATTTATCCTCAAATAATTTTTTGTCTAATCTTTGAGCTTCAGCAGCATAATTCCCTTTACTTTTTTTATACGTAGTAGGAGAATCATCTGATAGCAAAACATTTTTAGTGAATTCTATTTGATCTAGTACAAATCCTATGATTTTATCATTTAAATTATTGATAAGTTCTAGCTCTTCTAATACTGTTTTTAGCTGCTCCCCCGTCATCTGAATTTCTCTAGCTAACTCTGGCGCATCTTTTAAAGACATTTCTACTAGATTTTCAAGTCTATCTTTTCCCCAATTCAGCTTTGCAACGAGCTTTCCTCGCTTTTTTTCAGCATCTATTACAGCTCTCACAAGTCTTTCCTCTTGCTGAGAAAGAGCCATAAGTCTAGATGTTTCGTTGTCTTTAAGTATTTGGGTTTTTTCTTTCGCCAAATCCAATAGTTCAATATTAAGCTGTAGCTGTAACTGTAATGTCTCAAGTATTTCTTGATAGGTAGTCATATTATCATTATCCTATTTCACTTGTACTTATAGCACTGTAGATAGATTTTGCAAGCTTTGTTTTATCTATAGTGTAGGTTCCATTTTCAATGCTTTGCTTTATAGCAGATACTTTATCTGCTCTCACATCTGGAATTTGCTTTAGTTTTTCAATGGCTAGCTGGTAGTCTTTCCCTTGATTGGATATTTGTATATCAAATCCGGGACTGCCAACTTCCCCAGACTTTTGGGTCTTACCTACTTTGTTTTTACCATATGCCTGGTATACGTTTTGCACGACTGTGCTGCTGTATATCTTCATTGTCAGCCCTCCTTGTTTTTAATTTGTATGACTTCACAATATATATATCGTAAGAATTAACAAAGTCTTAATAGGAGTTTAAGTTAAAGTTTCTTTACAATTTCAGTATAGTTATTTTAATGTCTTTGTTTTATATGGAAGTTTGCTCCCTTATTTTTTGTTTCCTTTTTCTCCGGAGCTTTATCTTCTGGTTTCAGATTTTTTGCCGCTCCCATCAAATCTTTCGCAAGTTCGTTTTTACATCCATCACAAATTTTACCAGATTTTATACTAACTCCACATCTTTCACAGTTCAGCAGTCCATTATTTTCATCTATTATCTCTATTCTTTCATCTTTAAGTAGCTTTAAAATTATTCTTTCCGCAACTCCTGTCTCTTCTGAGACTTCTGTGACACTTGCTCCTGGATTATCGTATAAATAATCTCTTACTTTTTTGAAATCACTTTCAATATTTTCAGCTGAGCATTTAGTACATAGAGTTTCTGATGACATAGCTCCAAATTTTCTCCCACATTTTTCACAATTTTTAAGTTCCATATTTATCTTCCTTTCAGGTTTTCGATTTTTATTTTATTAATTTCAATACTATATTTGATTCAGATTCTAAATATCAGAATCACTAGATTCAAAATATATTTTTTCTATTTTTTAGCTGTTGCTAATACCAAAAGGTAAATCTTGCACTCAGGATAAGTCTCTTTTAGAGCTCTTGCTACTTCCACTGCTGTAGTTCCTGTAGTTAAGATATCGTCAATTAATAAAATACTTTTATAGTCTAAGTTTAACGTTTTCTCATCGATTTGAAAAGCTCCATTTATTTCCAGAAATCTCTCAAGTGGATTTAAGCTTGCTAGGGGCTTTGTTTCTTTTATTTTTATAAGAGGCTTGATGTATGGTAGATGTAGTTTTTTTGAAAGCTGACTAGCAAGAAGCTCTGTATGATTATAGCCTCTTTTTTGAATTCTTTTCTTGGTGGATGGTATAGTAGTTATGTAGTCCATCTCTAGCTTTAGAGATTTATATTTGTCCTTAAGAATATCTGAGAATTCATTAGCTAGATAGGTTTTACTGCTGTATTTAAAACCGTGAATCATTGTCTCCATTACACCATCATATACTGTACATGCATAGGTTCTATCTATAGGTGACTTCAGCTTCGTCTCTTCTGCGCATGCTTCACAAAAATCCTCATCACATGCAGCTCCACACGACATACAGTTTATATCTAAAAAATCTATTTTATAAAAACACGCTCTGCAAAGCGAGTATATGTTTGTCTTTGGGATTATGCTGTTACACCCGATGCATTTAATATTAGAAGGGTACAGTAGCTCCATTATTCTCCTCCAGTAGCATACCAGTTTCTTTGTAAAGTTTTAACTTATCAGATAGGGCGGTATTTCTCTTTTCCTCGTAGACATTGGATATCATAGCCTTTAGGTATTTTGCGTCACCTACTAGTATTGCTAGTTTTTTTGCTCTTGTAAGTGCTGTGTAGAGAATCTTTCTGCTCATGAGCATAGGAGGAAAAGCTGATACTGGCATGACTACGCAATCAAACTCAGAGCCTTGGCTTTTATGAACAGTAGTAGCAAATGCATGCTCTATCTGATCTAGCTCTGTAAAGTCATATTCCGCTCTTTTACCATCGTCAAACTGAATATAGAGTTTTTTTTCACTAGGCTCTATGAAGTCTATATATCCTAAATCGCCGTTAAATATTCCTTCTCCAGAAATATTTTCTTCTAAGTTTTCCCAGGTTTTTTCATAGTTATTTTTTATGTGCATTACCCTATCGCCCGTTCTAAAAGTTCTATTTCCCGCTTTATGCTCTCTTTTGCCTTGTCTTGCTGGATTGAGTGCTTCTTGTAGTAAGAGGTTTAGATTAAGTACTCCAGCTTCTGATTTTCTCATAGGTGACAGTACCTGAATATTATTTGATGATAGTTTATAGTACTTTGGCAGTCTATCTGAAACTAGCTCTACTATTAGCTCTGCTATCTGAGACGGAGTTTTCTTTGCCATAAAAAAGAAGTCTGTATTTTTTTGGTCTGTGATCGGAAGCTCACCTTTATTTATTTTGTGGGCATTGACTATTATCATGCTTTGCTTTGCCTGTCTAAATACTTCTGTAAGCTCTATACTAGGTATGGTATTGCTCTCTAGCATATCCTGTAGGACTCTTCCAGCTCCTACTGATGGAAGCTGGTCTTTGTCTCCTACAAATATAACCGCCGTGTTCTCTGATACGGCAAGAAGCAAGCTATCTAGGAGCATCACGTCCATCATAGAAACCTCATCTACTATTATTACATCAGCGGCTATAGGGTCGTCTTCGTCTTTTTGAAATATAAGACCATCTGCTTCTTCACTATATACTGCCTCTAGTAGTCTATGAATCGTAGAGGCTGGTCTCAAGGTTGCCTGCGACATACGCTTCGCTGCTCTTCCTGTCGGTGCGCAGAGGATAATTTTTCTCTTCATCTGTTCAAAGCTTTTGATTATAAAGCTAAGAGTAGTCGTTTTTCCAGTTCCTGGGCCACCAGTTAATATCATCATTTTGTTTTCAAGTGCCATAGTCACAGCTTTTTTTTGTAGCTCTGACAGCTCTATATCTTCTTCTAGCTCTAATTGCTCTATGGTTTTTTCTTGATTTTCAAGCTCGTTCATATATGCCAGCTTTATTAGGTTGCTAGCTGCTCTTGTCTCTGCTAGGTTATAGGAATCCAAATAGATTCTTTGCTCTATATCTACTTCTTCTATGGTTATGCCTCCATTTATAGCCATCTGATTCAAGCAAGATAGAATTTCTTCTTCATCTATTGATAGCAGTTCCTTGGCTTTTGATACTAGCTGAGGCATTAGCATATATGTATGTCCACTATATGCAGCTTCTTGAAGCAGGTATTTAATGCCTTCTTCTATTCTTTCTAAAGAATCAAGTCCAGCATTTAATTTTTTTGCTATTTCATCAGCTTTTTTAAACCCTATCCCTTTTACATCCTTACATAGACCGTAGGGATTGTTCATGACCATATCTATGGATTTATCTGCATATTTTTTATAGATTTTCATGCAGTAGGCTGGGCTTATTCCATATGGCGAAAATGCTGTTATTATGGATTTTA
This is a stretch of genomic DNA from Acetoanaerobium sticklandii. It encodes these proteins:
- the flgK gene encoding flagellar hook-associated protein FlgK, producing MRSTFAGLSIASSGLFAAQRALDITGHNISNTNTRGYTRQRLNQSAQDPMNIQGGQGQLGLGVKMQFISQVRDEMLDIKYRQEVNTLGEWEEKYNSLTQVESIFNEPSETGIRKVVDGFFEGINSLTKDPSNPTNRSVFLQKAIGLAQNFNDMYSRFEKMVVDSNEEVEASVRAINSMATQIAKLNRQILESELDGSRANDLRDARNLLVDDLSKLVDLEVKNVPINNGKSSTLTILIQGTPLVNHVDTNVLELETGMDHPMFTDGQDIQPVSSRKDLENIKVSNIKWASGSTLVQEKLGGAIGGQLQQRDGYKDETKGAPYYVRFLSEFANTFAQALNDIHDDGYSLNGAAASGLPLFTTKNGSTNFISASELKVNQALLDDPTKLSLGLGDGAPDNNKNAIAMLNLRSKKDFEIRLTYDTSGAQIVLGEGTPEDVLKTMIASLGVDAQEAKRMFNNQQYLTEEVDSFRLSVSGVSQDEEMSNMIKFQHAYNAAARMITTVDEMIDVIINRMGRVGL
- the flgN gene encoding flagellar export chaperone FlgN; amino-acid sequence: MTTYQEILETLQLQLQLNIELLDLAKEKTQILKDNETSRLMALSQQEERLVRAVIDAEKKRGKLVAKLNWGKDRLENLVEMSLKDAPELAREIQMTGEQLKTVLEELELINNLNDKIIGFVLDQIEFTKNVLLSDDSPTTYKKSKGNYAAEAQRLDKKLFEDKF
- the flgM gene encoding flagellar biosynthesis anti-sigma factor FlgM → MKIYSSTVVQNVYQAYGKNKVGKTQKSGEVGSPGFDIQISNQGKDYQLAIEKLKQIPDVRADKVSAIKQSIENGTYTIDKTKLAKSIYSAISTSEIG
- a CDS encoding flagellar protein, whose product is MELKNCEKCGRKFGAMSSETLCTKCSAENIESDFKKVRDYLYDNPGASVTEVSEETGVAERIILKLLKDERIEIIDENNGLLNCERCGVSIKSGKICDGCKNELAKDLMGAAKNLKPEDKAPEKKETKNKGANFHIKQRH
- a CDS encoding ComF family protein, translating into MELLYPSNIKCIGCNSIIPKTNIYSLCRACFYKIDFLDINCMSCGAACDEDFCEACAEETKLKSPIDRTYACTVYDGVMETMIHGFKYSSKTYLANEFSDILKDKYKSLKLEMDYITTIPSTKKRIQKRGYNHTELLASQLSKKLHLPYIKPLIKIKETKPLASLNPLERFLEINGAFQIDEKTLNLDYKSILLIDDILTTGTTAVEVARALKETYPECKIYLLVLATAKK
- a CDS encoding ATP-dependent RecD-like DNA helicase, with translation MPIELKGKISDIIFQNDENGYTIANLISDELGEVTVVGCMPSVRELDNIQVSGEWKTHDIYGRQFSVMSFTHMAIDSLDGIIAYLASGTIEGIGLKMAHKITDKFGIKAIEILETNPNRYLEIEGIGRKKLDKMISSHMEGRQLKSIITAFSPYGISPAYCMKIYKKYADKSIDMVMNNPYGLCKDVKGIGFKKADEIAKKLNAGLDSLERIEEGIKYLLQEAAYSGHTYMLMPQLVSKAKELLSIDEEEILSCLNQMAINGGITIEEVDIEQRIYLDSYNLAETRAASNLIKLAYMNELENQEKTIEQLELEEDIELSELQKKAVTMALENKMMILTGGPGTGKTTTLSFIIKSFEQMKRKIILCAPTGRAAKRMSQATLRPASTIHRLLEAVYSEEADGLIFQKDEDDPIAADVIIVDEVSMMDVMLLDSLLLAVSENTAVIFVGDKDQLPSVGAGRVLQDMLESNTIPSIELTEVFRQAKQSMIIVNAHKINKGELPITDQKNTDFFFMAKKTPSQIAELIVELVSDRLPKYYKLSSNNIQVLSPMRKSEAGVLNLNLLLQEALNPARQGKREHKAGNRTFRTGDRVMHIKNNYEKTWENLEENISGEGIFNGDLGYIDFIEPSEKKLYIQFDDGKRAEYDFTELDQIEHAFATTVHKSQGSEFDCVVMPVSAFPPMLMSRKILYTALTRAKKLAILVGDAKYLKAMISNVYEEKRNTALSDKLKLYKETGMLLEENNGATVPF